GACAGGCGTCCGCGTCGTTGCGGGTGCCCCGGGGCCGAGTGTAGTGAACCGCGCACTGTCGACCCGGCTTGCACCCCGAGGAGTCGCGACATAGTCTGGCAGGCTGCTCATGTCTGACCGTTCCCCCACCCCGGCCCCTCCGCGCGGTACCGTGCGGACGCTCGCGCGCATCCTGCCGTTCGTGCGTCCGTACCTCGGCCGCGTCGTCACGAGCCTGTTCGTCTACGTCGCGCTCGTGATCGTCTCGCTCAGCGTGCCCGTCGTGCTGCAGTGGATCATCGACGGTCCGCTCGCCTCCGGCGACACCTCCCAGCTGTGGCCCGCCGCGGGCGTCGTGCTCGCGCTCGGCGTCGCCGAGGGCGGGCTCATCATGGTTCGCCGCTGGCTCGTGCTCACCCCCTCGACGCACATCGAGGCGGGCATGCGCGGCAGCCTGTACGCGAAGCTGCAGGATCTGCCGGTCGCCTTCCACGATCGCTGGCAGAGCGGCCAGCTGCTCTCGCGCGCCATGGGCGACCTCGGCACCATCCGCCGGTGGCTCGCCTTCGGAGCGATCCTGCTGGTGGGAAACGTGCTGGTGATCATCATCGGTTTCGGGATCCTGTTCGTGTGGTCGTGGCAGCTGGGGCTGCTGTTCCTCATCGCGTCGCTCCCGATGTGGTTCGTGAGCTACCGCTTCGAACGTCGCTTCTCGATCGTGTCGCGGCGCGCGCAGGATCAGCAGGGCGACCTCGCGACCGCCGTCGAGGAGTCGGTGCACGGCATCCGCGTGCTGAAGGCCTTCGGACGCGGCGGGCACAGTCTGGAGCGCTTTCTGCGGCAGGCCGAGGAGCTGCGCGGCACCGAACTCGAGAAGGCGCGGGCGATCGCCCAGCTGTGGCTGTGGCTGCTGCTCATCCCGGACGTCGCCTTCGCGCTGTCGCTGTTCGGCGGCGTGCTGCTCGCCGCATCCGGCGAACTGACCGTGGGTGCGCTCATCGCGTTCTTCGCGGCGGCCGCCGTGCTGCGCTGGCCCATCGAGTCGATCGGCTGGCTGCTGTCGATGACCTTCGAGACGCGCACCGCGGTGGAGCGGCTGTACGAGGTGCTTGACGAGCCCGACCTCATCCGCGACCCCGAGCACCCCGCGACCATCGCGCAGCCGCGGGGGCGGCTCGTGTTCGACCACGTGCACTTCCGCTACCAGGACGCGCTGCCCGGCGTGCCCGACCTTCTCGACGACATCGTGCTCGAGATCGAACCCGGTGAGACGATGGCGCTCGTCGGCCTCACCGGGTCCGGCAAGACCACCCTCACGGCGCTCACCACGCGCCTCTACGACGTGAGCGAGGGCGCCGTGCGCCTCGACGGCGTGGATGTGCGCGAGCTGACCCGCGAGGAGCTGCGCGCCCGCATCGCCATGGCGTTCGAGGAGGCCACGCTGTTCTCCGCATCGGTGCGCGAGAACGTGCTGCTCGGGCGTCCGGAGCTCGACCTCGCCTCGGCCGAGGCGGATGCGGTGCTCGCGGAGGCCCTCGACATCGCCCAGGCGGACTTCGTCGCCGCCCTCCCGCAGGGCGCCGACACGACGATCGGCGAGGAGGGGCTGAGTCTCTCCGGTGGGCAGCGGCAGCGCATCGCGCTCGCGCGTGCGGTGGCGGCCCGGCCGTCGGTCCTCGTGCTCGACGATCCGCTCTCGGCGCTCGACGTCGACACGGAGGCGCGGGTGGAGGCGGGCCTGCGGCGGGTGCTCGCCGACACGACGGCGCTCGTCGTCGCCCACCGCCCGTCGACCGTCATGCTCGCCGACCGCGTCGCGCTGCTCGAGAACGGCCGCATCACGGATGTCGGCCGCCACTCCGAACTGCTCGCCCGCAACGAGCACTACCGATTCGTGATCTCCTCGCTCGACGAGGACCGCGCCACCGAGGAGGTGACGGCATGACGCTCGCCGGCGTCGAGGGCGAGGATCGCCAGGACTATTCGCGCGCCGAGAGCCGCGTGATCCGGCAGCGCTCCTCGCGGCTGCTCGGCTCGCTGCTGCGCCCGCTGCGCGGCAGGGTGATCGTGGCGATGGTCATCGTCGCGATCAGCACCGGCCTGCAGACCGCGGGCCCCGCGCTCATCGCCATCGGCATCGACACGGGCCTCCCGGCGATCGTCGAGCGCGCGGATGCCCTGCCGCTCGCGATCGTCGTGCTGCTGTACCTCGCGGCCGCCGTCGTGGGCGCCGTGCTCATGTGGCACTACACGATGCTGTCGGCGCGCATCAGTCAGGCGTTCCTCTACGATCTGCGCGGCCGCATCTACCGGCACGCCCAGCGCTTGAGCCTCGAGTTCCACGAGAGCTACACCTCGGGGCGGATCATCGCGCGCCAGACGAACGACCTCGATTCGATCCGCGAGCTTCTCGATTCGGGCATCCAGGGCCTCATCCGCGGCGTGCTGTACATGGTGTTCATCGCGATCGCGCTCGTCATCATCGACCCGCTCAGCGCGGCGGTGATCGCCGCATCCCTGCCGATCCTGGCGCTGCTCACCTGGTGGTTCCAGGCCACCTCGCAGCGCGCCTTCCGGGCGACGCGGGTGCATTCGGCCCGGCTGATCGTGAAGTTCGTCGAGACGATGACGGGCATCCGCGCCGTCAAGGCGTTCCGTGCCGAGCAGCGCAACCAGCGCGAGTTCGGGGAGCACGTCGAGAACTACCGTGCGGCCAACGCGAAGGCGATCGGGGTGTTCGGGATCTTCGACCCGAGTCTCGTGATCATCGGCAATGTGACCGTGGCCGCGGTGCTGCTCGTCGGCGGCCTGCGGGTGGCGGGTGGCGCGCTCGCCGTCGGCGTGCTGCTCGCCGCGCTCATGTACACCCGGCGCTTCTTCGACCCCATGGAGGAGATGGCGCAGTTCTACAACTCGTACCAGTCGGCCGCCGCGGCGCTCGAGAAGATCTCGGGCGTGCTGGAGGAGACCCCGAGCGTGCCCGATCCGACCCGGCCGATCGAGCTGCGGCAGGCGCGGGGCGCCATCGACTTCGACGGGGTGCGCTTCGCCTACCGCGACGACCGCGTGGTGCTGCCCGATTTCGAGCTGCACATCCCCGCGGGGCAGACGGTCGCGCTCGTCGGCTCGACGGGCGCCGGCAAGACGACGCTCGCGAAGCTCGTCTCCCGGTTCTACGATCCCTCGACCGGGACGGTGAGCCTCGACGGCGTGGATCTGCGGAAACTGCACCCGAAGGACCTGCGGCGCGCGATCGTCATGGTCACCCAGGAGGCGTACCTGTTCTCGGGCTCGGTCGCCGAGAACATCGCGCTCGGGAAGCCCGCCGCCGAGCGGGCCGAGATCGAGGCGGCGGCGCGCGCGGTCGGGGCGCACGAGTTCATCACGGCGCTGCCCGATGGCTACGACACCGACGTCAACAAGCGCGGCGGCCGCGTCTCCGCGGGCCAGCGGCAGCTGCTGTCCTTCGCGCGCGCCTTCCTCGCCGACCCGGCCGTGCTCATCCTCGACGAGGCGACGGCGTCGCTCGACATCCCGAGTGAGCGGCTCGTGCAGCACGGCCTGACCACCCTGCTCGCCGACCGCACCGCGATCGTCATCGCGCACCGGCTGTCGACCGTGGCGATCGCCGACCGGGTGCTCGTGATGGAACGGGGCCGCATCGTCGAGGACGGTGCACCGGACGAGCTCATCGGCGGCACGGGCCGCTTCGCCGCCCTGCACGCCGCCTGGCGCGACTCGCTGGTCTAGCCGATCGAGGAGCGCCGCGCAGCGACGCGTCTCGAGATCAGCCGCTCGTGGCCGAGAGGATCAGCACGATCGCGATCGTGACGGCGATCACACCGCCGAGCGCGACCCCGAGCATCGTGTAGAGCTTCCTGCGGTCGATCGCCTCGCGGAAGCCGAGCCCCTCCGACTCGCGACGCACCAAGCGGCGGATCGGCTCGGCGCTGACCCGCAGGTCGACCTCGTCGCGTCCGCTCTGCTTCGGCGCGGCACCGGCGGCCACGAAGTGCGGTGCGTCGTCGCCGCCCCACTCGATGTGGCGCGGGAGCTCGATGATCGTGAACTTCGAGTCGATCTCGTCGGTGTGGATCTGGAATCCGGACGTCGCCGACAGCCGCGTCTCCTTGAGCACGCCCCACCACTGCGGGTTGGCGAGATCGAGGTCGATGTCGAACCCCTTGGGCGTGCGGGCGAAGGTGAAGGCGGTGCCGCGCAGATGGCGCTGCATTGCGACCATCAAGTCATCGGTACGGGTCATGTCACGAGAGGGTACCTGCCGCGCCGCCCTTTGCGAACGCGCCCATTCGGGGGGAAACCCTGCCTCAGTCGGTCGGCTCGAACTCCGGCCAGTGGCGCGCGCGGGCGAGGTCCACTCGGAACACCTGTCCGTCTCGCGACCACGACAGCGGGGTGCCCTCGGCGCGGTAGTGCTGGAGTGCGCGGATCTCGTGCCCGGGGGCCGGGTGCCCGGAGGCGCGCACCACCCGCCACCACGGAACCTCGCCGCCGTAAAAGGACATCACCTGTCCCACGCCTCGGGCGGCGCGCGAACCGATCGCCGCGGCCACGTCGCCGTAGCTCATCGCCCGGCCTTCCGGGATCGCAGCCACCACCTCGAGGACCGCGGTCACGAAGTCCTCGTTCGGCTGCGGCATCCGGATGCTCTCCGGCTACAGCTCGAGGGCGCCGAGGTTCTCGCCGTAGGGGGTCTCGCCGACGCGGACGAAGCCGACCGCCTTGAAGAACTCCTCGGGGCCGGCGGCGCCCGACGCCCACACGACGGTGAGGCGATGGAAGCCGCGGCGGCGCGCCTCGTCGGCGAGTGCCTGCACGGCGAAGCGGCCGACACCGCTGCCCTGGGCGTCCGCCTCGACGTGGACGCGCCAGAGCGCGGCCTGGAGGAACTCCTCGGTGGCGTCGGGGTCGAAGGTGCCCATGACGTAGCCGACGAGGTGGTCGCCGTCGAGGATGACGCGCGGCCACGAGCCGGCGGGATCGAGGTTCTGCTCCGAGTGCACGTAGGTCTCGGGGGCGATGAAGGCCGCCTGGCCCGGCTTGAGGGCGAGGTTGCGGGCCGCGACGATGGTCTGCGCCGTCAGTTCTTCCAGTCTCAGCTCCGCCATTCGGACAGGCTAACCCGACAGGCCCGCGCGCGCACAGGTATCTCGATGTCGAGATAACTCCGGCGCGCGGTAGGCTGGTCCGCGGCGCATCGGTGAAAGGAAGCAGCACGTGGTCGAGAAGATCAAGGTCGAGGGAACGGTCGTCGAGCTCGACGGCGACGAGATGACCCGCATCATCTGGCAGTTCATCAAGGACCGCCTCATCCACCCCTACCTCGACATCACGCTCGAGTACTACGACCTCGGCATCGAGAACCGTGACGCGACCGACGATCAGGTCACGATCGACGCGGCCCACGCCATCCAGAAGCACGGCGTGGGCGTGAAGTGCGCCACCATCACCCCCGACGAGGCGCGCGTGGCCGAGTTCGGGCTCAAGAAGATGTGGAAGAGCCCCAACGGCACGATCCGCAACATCCTCGGCGGCGTGATCTTCCGCGAGCCGATCGTGATCTCCAACATCCCGCGCCTCGT
The Protaetiibacter larvae DNA segment above includes these coding regions:
- a CDS encoding ABC transporter ATP-binding protein — protein: MSDRSPTPAPPRGTVRTLARILPFVRPYLGRVVTSLFVYVALVIVSLSVPVVLQWIIDGPLASGDTSQLWPAAGVVLALGVAEGGLIMVRRWLVLTPSTHIEAGMRGSLYAKLQDLPVAFHDRWQSGQLLSRAMGDLGTIRRWLAFGAILLVGNVLVIIIGFGILFVWSWQLGLLFLIASLPMWFVSYRFERRFSIVSRRAQDQQGDLATAVEESVHGIRVLKAFGRGGHSLERFLRQAEELRGTELEKARAIAQLWLWLLLIPDVAFALSLFGGVLLAASGELTVGALIAFFAAAAVLRWPIESIGWLLSMTFETRTAVERLYEVLDEPDLIRDPEHPATIAQPRGRLVFDHVHFRYQDALPGVPDLLDDIVLEIEPGETMALVGLTGSGKTTLTALTTRLYDVSEGAVRLDGVDVRELTREELRARIAMAFEEATLFSASVRENVLLGRPELDLASAEADAVLAEALDIAQADFVAALPQGADTTIGEEGLSLSGGQRQRIALARAVAARPSVLVLDDPLSALDVDTEARVEAGLRRVLADTTALVVAHRPSTVMLADRVALLENGRITDVGRHSELLARNEHYRFVISSLDEDRATEEVTA
- a CDS encoding ABC transporter ATP-binding protein — encoded protein: MTLAGVEGEDRQDYSRAESRVIRQRSSRLLGSLLRPLRGRVIVAMVIVAISTGLQTAGPALIAIGIDTGLPAIVERADALPLAIVVLLYLAAAVVGAVLMWHYTMLSARISQAFLYDLRGRIYRHAQRLSLEFHESYTSGRIIARQTNDLDSIRELLDSGIQGLIRGVLYMVFIAIALVIIDPLSAAVIAASLPILALLTWWFQATSQRAFRATRVHSARLIVKFVETMTGIRAVKAFRAEQRNQREFGEHVENYRAANAKAIGVFGIFDPSLVIIGNVTVAAVLLVGGLRVAGGALAVGVLLAALMYTRRFFDPMEEMAQFYNSYQSAAAALEKISGVLEETPSVPDPTRPIELRQARGAIDFDGVRFAYRDDRVVLPDFELHIPAGQTVALVGSTGAGKTTLAKLVSRFYDPSTGTVSLDGVDLRKLHPKDLRRAIVMVTQEAYLFSGSVAENIALGKPAAERAEIEAAARAVGAHEFITALPDGYDTDVNKRGGRVSAGQRQLLSFARAFLADPAVLILDEATASLDIPSERLVQHGLTTLLADRTAIVIAHRLSTVAIADRVLVMERGRIVEDGAPDELIGGTGRFAALHAAWRDSLV
- a CDS encoding MGMT family protein; its protein translation is MPQPNEDFVTAVLEVVAAIPEGRAMSYGDVAAAIGSRAARGVGQVMSFYGGEVPWWRVVRASGHPAPGHEIRALQHYRAEGTPLSWSRDGQVFRVDLARARHWPEFEPTD
- a CDS encoding GNAT family N-acetyltransferase, whose amino-acid sequence is MAELRLEELTAQTIVAARNLALKPGQAAFIAPETYVHSEQNLDPAGSWPRVILDGDHLVGYVMGTFDPDATEEFLQAALWRVHVEADAQGSGVGRFAVQALADEARRRGFHRLTVVWASGAAGPEEFFKAVGFVRVGETPYGENLGALEL